A window of Clostridium botulinum BKT015925 contains these coding sequences:
- a CDS encoding cation-transporting P-type ATPase, translating to MKDWYNYSWNEVVKELNSSTTYGLSMENVNENREEFGDNKTLNLNSKSFIILFLRQLIKLYSISGIITSVLLFMALKIGMALFMVIITLFCVTIYSLRNYKNENRLNYLRKITPDKALVIREGSSISINADELVVGDIVYLEEGDIVPADVRLIECNNLRIKESAITGDNSIVEKYETKIEDNEISPSEMRNMAFRSSFVIEGTAKAIVVEVGENTQIGDITKELIKDKSEKNFLEDKIVKLINSFSIIFIISFIGILIYSFLEKVNILVNAKIIALGYLIMVPIQVIIIIMLISFIIYEKTKRKGINLGGLSSMETLSSTDVLIANKIGSITEERAFVKKIYTNGNILEARMEENEEDKHNIDRIISIGVLCNDSRLDVEGKIKKGDFIDRALVLYGKENSINKNILEQEQERILQLPFDYERKIKTTLNKVEDKYRANSIGAVDKLIKRCTHIMKNGIEVEITPKDIIDIKKTDLSLAKESLYVVGFAYRNFNYEPSVNENIESNLVFVGLMGFENPCKENVINYMEYCRSLAIKPIIITDDNKITAQSIGESLKILNKNDMVLSGVEIDNMDDDELEKFVEKVGIYSKISSKIKSRICYQFKKLGYKLAVTGSRFTDLPSFKVSNVGIATGFNCTNIAKKLGDIYVEDNDFKGILNLIKGSRQLLKGIKNIILFNLIITVIEFLSVVSSSVLNNGITIGFTEIVLTNFVTVIVTSLMIYSETKNIEGKNYEKVNIDKTIFDRFSSGIMFYIIFEVIACIGMYNFNKDINITLANISIFTVLNLSSILFGFYFIKYKNVFKNRVASMLLVLNIIFYILFVQIFTGNCIEILKEMFVNSKIMIGIMLVQIPLINFIKELDDNSK from the coding sequence ATGAAGGATTGGTATAATTATAGTTGGAATGAAGTAGTAAAAGAATTAAATAGTAGTACGACATATGGACTTTCTATGGAAAATGTCAATGAAAATAGAGAAGAATTTGGGGATAATAAAACTTTGAATTTAAATAGTAAAAGTTTTATTATTTTATTTTTGAGACAGTTAATAAAATTATATTCAATATCTGGTATTATAACGTCGGTGTTATTATTTATGGCATTAAAAATTGGAATGGCTCTATTTATGGTTATAATAACTTTGTTTTGTGTTACTATTTATTCTTTAAGGAATTATAAGAATGAAAATAGATTAAATTATCTTAGAAAGATAACTCCTGATAAAGCATTAGTTATTAGGGAGGGAAGTTCTATATCTATAAATGCAGATGAGCTTGTAGTTGGTGATATAGTTTACTTGGAAGAAGGAGATATTGTTCCGGCTGATGTAAGATTAATTGAGTGTAATAATTTAAGAATAAAAGAATCAGCTATAACAGGAGATAACAGTATAGTAGAAAAATATGAAACGAAAATAGAAGATAATGAAATATCACCTAGTGAAATGAGGAATATGGCGTTTAGATCTTCTTTTGTAATAGAAGGAACTGCAAAAGCTATAGTAGTAGAAGTAGGAGAAAATACTCAAATAGGCGATATTACAAAGGAACTAATTAAAGATAAGTCAGAAAAAAATTTCTTGGAAGATAAGATAGTTAAATTAATAAATTCATTTTCAATAATCTTCATAATAAGTTTTATTGGAATTTTAATATATAGTTTTTTAGAAAAGGTTAACATACTTGTGAATGCTAAAATTATAGCTTTGGGGTATTTAATTATGGTACCAATACAAGTGATAATTATCATTATGTTAATTTCTTTCATCATATATGAGAAAACTAAAAGAAAGGGTATAAATTTAGGTGGACTTTCTTCTATGGAGACATTATCTAGTACTGATGTTTTGATTGCGAATAAGATAGGTTCAATAACAGAAGAAAGAGCATTTGTTAAAAAGATTTATACAAATGGAAATATACTAGAAGCTAGAATGGAAGAGAATGAAGAAGATAAACATAATATAGATAGGATTATAAGTATTGGTGTTTTGTGTAATGATTCAAGACTAGATGTTGAAGGAAAAATAAAAAAAGGAGATTTTATTGATAGAGCTCTTGTTTTATATGGAAAAGAAAATTCTATTAATAAAAATATCTTAGAACAAGAACAAGAAAGAATTCTTCAATTACCATTTGATTATGAAAGAAAAATAAAAACTACTTTAAATAAAGTAGAAGATAAGTATAGAGCTAATAGTATAGGTGCAGTAGATAAATTAATAAAAAGATGCACTCATATAATGAAAAATGGTATTGAGGTGGAGATAACCCCTAAAGATATAATTGACATTAAAAAAACTGATTTATCATTGGCAAAGGAATCGTTATATGTTGTTGGATTTGCTTATAGAAATTTTAATTATGAACCTAGTGTTAATGAAAACATAGAAAGTAATTTGGTTTTTGTAGGACTTATGGGATTTGAAAATCCTTGTAAGGAAAATGTAATAAACTATATGGAATACTGTAGGTCACTTGCAATAAAACCAATAATTATAACTGATGATAATAAAATTACTGCCCAATCTATAGGGGAAAGTTTGAAAATATTAAATAAAAATGACATGGTATTATCAGGTGTAGAAATAGATAATATGGATGATGACGAATTAGAGAAATTTGTAGAGAAAGTAGGTATATACTCAAAGATATCTTCTAAAATAAAAAGTAGGATATGCTATCAATTTAAAAAACTAGGATACAAACTAGCTGTTACTGGTAGTAGATTTACGGATTTGCCTAGTTTCAAAGTTTCTAATGTAGGAATAGCTACAGGGTTTAATTGTACTAATATAGCAAAGAAATTGGGAGACATATACGTAGAAGATAACGATTTTAAGGGGATATTAAATTTAATAAAAGGTAGTAGACAATTGTTAAAAGGTATAAAAAATATTATCTTATTTAATTTAATAATAACTGTAATTGAGTTTCTTTCAGTTGTAAGTTCATCAGTTTTAAATAATGGAATAACTATAGGATTTACTGAAATAGTATTAACTAACTTTGTGACGGTAATAGTAACTTCTCTTATGATATATAGTGAAACTAAGAATATAGAAGGAAAAAACTATGAAAAGGTAAATATAGATAAAACTATATTTGATAGATTTTCTTCAGGAATAATGTTTTATATAATATTTGAGGTAATAGCATGTATAGGAATGTATAACTTTAATAAAGATATAAACATAACTTTAGCTAATATAAGTATATTTACAGTATTAAATTTAAGTTCAATATTGTTTGGTTTTTATTTTATAAAATATAAAAATGTATTTAAAAATAGAGTAGCTAGTATGTTATTAGTACTAAATATAATATTTTATATATTGTTTGTACAAATATTTACAGGAAATTGTATTGAAATCTTAAAAGAAATGTTTGTGAACTCAAAAATAATGATAGGAATAATGTTAGTTCAAATTCCTTTAATAAACTTTATAAAAGAACTAGATGATAATTCAAAATAG
- a CDS encoding RluA family pseudouridine synthase codes for MESKDNIIKLKVEIQDEEIRLSHYLKNVAQCSSRFTRKAAREGRIKVNGENVRLSYMLKNDDIVELQINRKEEQDIIPEKMDLDIIYEDDDIIVVNKPKGIVVHPTKRHLNGTLSNGVLYYFNDKNENSIVRLVNRLDMDTSGLVLIAKNAYSHMALSRDMQKDDFVKKYLAIVHGNLNEDSGVIDKPIYRVGEGTLKRVIDERGQRSITRFKVVEQYKNASLVELTLETGRTHQIRVHLSSIGYPIYGDSLYGEEEPQYIDRQALHAYKLQIPHPKDGKILKLESDLPEDMKNLIRKLSEK; via the coding sequence TTGGAAAGTAAAGATAATATTATAAAATTAAAGGTTGAAATTCAAGACGAAGAAATTAGATTAAGTCACTATTTGAAAAATGTAGCCCAATGTTCTAGTAGATTTACAAGAAAGGCTGCAAGAGAAGGACGAATTAAGGTAAATGGAGAAAATGTAAGATTATCATATATGTTAAAAAATGATGATATAGTAGAGCTTCAAATAAATAGAAAAGAAGAACAGGATATTATACCTGAAAAGATGGATTTAGATATAATATATGAGGATGATGATATTATAGTCGTAAATAAACCTAAAGGTATAGTTGTTCATCCAACTAAAAGACATTTGAACGGAACTTTATCTAATGGTGTTTTATATTATTTTAATGATAAAAATGAGAATAGTATAGTAAGGCTTGTAAATAGATTAGATATGGATACTTCGGGGCTTGTTCTTATAGCTAAAAATGCTTATAGTCATATGGCTCTTTCTAGAGATATGCAGAAAGATGATTTTGTAAAAAAATATTTAGCTATTGTACATGGAAATTTAAATGAAGATAGTGGAGTTATTGATAAGCCAATATATAGAGTGGGTGAAGGAACGTTAAAAAGGGTTATAGATGAAAGAGGTCAAAGAAGTATTACTAGATTTAAAGTAGTAGAACAATACAAAAATGCAAGTTTAGTTGAATTAACATTGGAAACAGGAAGAACACATCAAATACGAGTACATTTGAGTAGTATAGGTTATCCTATATATGGAGATTCATTATATGGAGAAGAAGAACCTCAATATATAGATAGGCAGGCGCTTCATGCGTATAAATTACAAATTCCACATCCTAAAGATGGGAAGATATTAAAACTTGAAAGTGATCTTCCAGAGGATATGAAAAACTTAATAAGAAAGTTAAGTGAAAAATAA
- a CDS encoding helix-hairpin-helix domain-containing protein: protein MDKKEKIIGSIVMIVGCTIFLVVGYIFSKPKNFNDEEIYSQSSKIHNKQKSEVIVDKSKSNKKDNNNDNLKKIIVEIKGEVKNPNVYTMNYGSRVNDLVKIAGGFTEKADKMSVNCSMKLKDEDCIIINDKNNLQGNTLNNNKNNNKTNSTMSSKEGKININTATKEELMKLPGVGEITANSIIDYREKNGEFNTVEDITKVNRIGNKTLEKFKDKIEVR, encoded by the coding sequence ATGGATAAAAAGGAAAAGATTATAGGGTCAATAGTTATGATAGTAGGATGTACAATATTTTTAGTTGTTGGATATATATTCTCTAAACCTAAGAATTTTAATGATGAAGAGATATATTCGCAAAGTAGTAAAATTCATAATAAACAAAAAAGTGAAGTTATAGTAGATAAGAGTAAATCCAATAAGAAAGATAATAACAATGATAATTTAAAAAAAATAATTGTTGAAATAAAGGGAGAAGTTAAAAATCCTAATGTATATACAATGAATTATGGAAGTAGAGTTAATGATTTAGTAAAAATAGCAGGTGGATTTACAGAAAAAGCAGATAAAATGAGTGTAAATTGTTCTATGAAGTTAAAAGATGAAGATTGTATAATTATAAATGATAAAAATAATTTACAGGGAAATACTTTAAATAATAACAAAAATAATAATAAAACAAATTCGACAATGTCATCTAAAGAGGGTAAAATTAATATAAATACTGCTACTAAAGAAGAACTTATGAAATTACCTGGCGTTGGAGAAATTACCGCTAATAGCATAATAGATTATAGAGAAAAGAATGGAGAATTTAATACAGTTGAGGATATAACAAAGGTCAATAGAATAGGAAATAAAACACTAGAAAAATTTAAAGATAAAATAGAAGTTAGATAA
- a CDS encoding D-alanyl-D-alanine carboxypeptidase family protein, whose translation MRKIITFISIFIIAFCINAHNTKAIDTPPTVSADGVVLMDKNTGQVLYSKNLDTQYPPASTTKIMTALLTLENCKLDDVVTVGKNAVNVDGSKVYLFEGEKLTVKDLLYALLLQSANDSAVALSEHVAGSTKEFVNLMNKKAKELGCKNTNFVNPHGLYDDKHRTTARDLGLILRELSKHEEFKQIATTSMYYINPTNKETKKRPIWNKDKLIQKNSKCYYEGCEGGKTGYTIQSKHSFVATATRNNKSLIAVLLHDAKHTYWDDVIKLFDYGFNNYTRETLYNKDQTLCNYNVTNDLKIPILASEDFYYLKRKDAKDAPKLKINDESLGSKSFNKGDIILTGNIIYQNQNLGKVSLASGSNYSSNKLPIKSLSKLSDKQIKALMVCIPLFIILIIGIIFSVKRSRNNNINH comes from the coding sequence ATGCGTAAAATAATAACTTTCATATCAATTTTTATAATAGCATTTTGTATAAATGCACATAACACTAAAGCTATAGATACTCCTCCTACTGTATCAGCAGATGGAGTAGTATTAATGGATAAGAATACAGGACAGGTTTTATATTCTAAAAACTTAGATACTCAATATCCTCCTGCATCTACCACAAAAATAATGACTGCACTTTTGACATTAGAAAATTGCAAATTAGATGATGTTGTTACAGTAGGAAAAAATGCTGTAAATGTAGATGGTAGTAAAGTTTACTTATTTGAAGGCGAAAAGCTAACCGTAAAAGATTTATTATATGCTTTACTTTTACAATCTGCTAATGATTCTGCAGTTGCATTATCTGAACATGTTGCAGGCTCTACAAAAGAATTTGTAAATCTTATGAATAAAAAAGCAAAAGAATTAGGTTGCAAAAACACTAACTTTGTAAATCCTCATGGATTATATGATGATAAACATAGAACTACAGCAAGAGACTTAGGATTAATTTTAAGAGAACTTAGTAAGCATGAAGAGTTTAAACAAATTGCTACAACTTCTATGTACTATATAAATCCTACTAATAAAGAAACAAAAAAACGTCCTATATGGAACAAAGATAAATTAATTCAAAAAAACTCTAAATGTTATTATGAGGGATGTGAAGGCGGAAAAACAGGATATACTATTCAATCAAAGCACTCTTTTGTTGCCACTGCTACTCGTAATAATAAAAGTCTTATAGCAGTTCTTCTTCATGATGCAAAGCATACTTATTGGGATGATGTAATAAAGCTATTTGATTATGGTTTTAATAATTATACTAGAGAAACACTTTATAATAAGGATCAAACATTATGTAATTATAATGTAACCAATGATTTAAAGATTCCTATTTTAGCTAGTGAAGATTTTTATTATTTAAAAAGAAAAGATGCAAAAGATGCTCCTAAACTTAAAATAAATGATGAATCTTTAGGTTCTAAATCTTTTAATAAAGGAGATATTATTTTAACAGGCAACATAATATATCAAAATCAAAATTTAGGAAAAGTTAGTTTAGCTAGTGGATCAAATTATTCTTCTAATAAACTTCCAATAAAATCACTATCTAAGCTTTCTGACAAACAAATAAAAGCATTAATGGTATGTATTCCATTATTTATAATTTTAATTATTGGTATAATATTTTCAGTTAAAAGATCTAGAAACAATAATATAAATCATTAA
- a CDS encoding ComEC/Rec2 family competence protein yields the protein MDRPLIYYALSVYIACISLMILQNSVIMAIGLVLLFFIVLFLAIDIKSFILIISFFLVGCLSFYTYFNVTLYTNKNSVRIIQKKKGGYIGNYKGRKVILLGKFKNVKEGNRLIVSGKFSDNKDYSRGIIGEFKVDDYKKIKTDFIESLYIFRDKLYKKYNKLLGIKKSSIIMACCYGDTKYLSLDTKNEINRLGISHIISVSGLHIALVYKILESIFGIKIALIMSFVYMIFTGAKAATIRAYIMIVVLKFSKVVYKNYDSLSALSLAAIILLIMKPYYVMDIGFNLSFLATLGIILYNKKIKRVLYKLPTKINEGLSMTLSAQVFSMPYAMGTLNNISMFFILGNLILVPIYSMVILIGNIEVIFFNSDTAFDMFSKVLYSLLTAIDGGTYLLLKITPNVVQYNYFYEVSILSIFITYILYKHGYKRIIYFPIFVMCLVLTYSIV from the coding sequence GTGGATAGACCTTTGATTTATTATGCATTATCTGTATACATAGCTTGTATTAGTTTAATGATTTTACAAAATAGCGTTATAATGGCTATAGGTTTAGTTCTATTATTTTTTATCGTTTTATTTTTGGCTATAGATATAAAATCATTTATATTAATTATAAGTTTTTTTCTAGTTGGATGTTTAAGTTTTTATACATATTTTAATGTCACATTATACACTAATAAAAATTCTGTTAGAATAATTCAAAAGAAAAAGGGAGGTTATATAGGAAATTACAAAGGAAGAAAGGTGATATTATTAGGCAAATTTAAAAATGTAAAAGAAGGAAATAGATTAATTGTAAGCGGAAAATTTAGTGACAATAAAGATTATAGTAGAGGAATAATAGGCGAATTTAAGGTTGATGACTATAAAAAGATAAAGACAGATTTTATAGAAAGTTTATATATTTTTAGAGATAAGCTTTATAAGAAATATAATAAATTATTAGGGATAAAGAAATCATCAATTATTATGGCTTGTTGTTATGGAGATACTAAATACTTATCTTTAGATACTAAAAATGAAATAAATAGACTTGGAATATCTCATATAATTAGTGTGTCAGGCTTACATATAGCATTAGTATATAAGATTTTAGAGAGTATTTTCGGGATTAAAATAGCTTTAATTATGTCTTTTGTGTATATGATATTTACTGGTGCAAAAGCAGCTACTATTAGGGCTTATATTATGATAGTTGTTTTAAAATTTTCTAAGGTTGTGTATAAAAATTATGATAGTTTGTCAGCACTTAGTTTAGCGGCTATAATATTACTTATAATGAAACCTTATTATGTAATGGATATAGGATTTAATCTTTCTTTTTTAGCTACATTGGGAATTATATTGTACAATAAAAAAATTAAAAGAGTTTTGTACAAACTTCCAACGAAAATTAATGAGGGATTAAGTATGACTCTTAGTGCTCAAGTGTTTTCTATGCCTTATGCCATGGGAACTTTAAACAATATAAGTATGTTTTTTATTCTTGGAAATTTAATTTTAGTTCCAATTTATTCCATGGTAATATTAATAGGCAATATAGAAGTTATATTTTTTAATAGTGATACAGCATTTGATATGTTCTCGAAGGTTTTATATTCGTTATTAACAGCTATTGATGGTGGGACGTATTTGCTTTTAAAAATAACTCCGAATGTGGTACAATATAATTATTTCTATGAAGTATCTATTTTAAGTATTTTTATAACATATATACTTTACAAACATGGGTATAAAAGAATAATATATTTTCCTATTTTTGTTATGTGTCTTGTTTTAACATATAGCATTGTATAG